The Methylococcus sp. Mc7 genomic sequence ACCTTCTCCAGGCTGCCGTAGTCGATCTGGGGCACCCAGTCTTCATGCACGAACCCGCGCAGCAGGTCTTCCACGATTTGGGCGTGGGAGAATATGTGCTTGTAGGACCCGTCATGCATGGTCATGCCGGATAGCTCGGTTCGGCACCGTGGGCGGGGTTGGTCGCTGAGGGGAGCATGCTTTCAGGTCTCGAATACCGCTGGCAGGCTTTCCGCGTCCAGCAGGCGCTCGGCCCAGGTTTCCAGTTGTTCGGGCGGCGCCTGCTGGATGCGCTGTTCGACCCAGTCCGGCAAAGGGCCGAAGCGGTGGCGCAGCAAGGCGATTTCGCCTTGGGCTATTCCCTGCTGAAGTCCTTGCTGCTTCCACTTTTCGGTCCATTCGCGAGGGGCTTCGCGGCGGAGCCGCTCCCACAGTCCATCCGCCATGGTGGGAGCGGCTATGCCGCGATCTCCTTCCGAAGATTCCGGAGATTTTGACCTCCAATCGATTCATTCGGGCGATCCCAGCACGGCTTCCAGACTACCGGCATCCAGCAGCCGATCCGCCCAAGCTTCACACTGTTCGGTGCTAGCCCGCGCCAAACGGGCTTCGGCCCATGCCGGCAGGGGGCCGAAACGGCGGATCAACTGCCGGCGCAGCAGGGTGATTTCGCCTAGGGCTATGCCTTGTTGAAGTCCTTCCTGAATCCCCTCCTGACGCCCTTGCTGAAGTCCTTGCTGAAGTCCTTGCTGCTTCCACTTTTCGGTCCATTCGACGACGCGTTCTGCGAGCATGGTATCGATCTCCTGTGATCGGATTGGCTCTCGTCCCAATGCCTCGCCAAGCGAGGGGCTTCGCGGCGGAGCCGCTCCCACAGTCCATCCGCCATGGTGGGAGCGGCTATGCCGCGATCTCCTTCCGGGTGACGGTACGGTGACGACGGAGACTTCGCAATCGGCCAAGCCGTCCGGGCCGGCGGGGCG encodes the following:
- a CDS encoding DUF4351 domain-containing protein; translation: MADGLWERLRREAPREWTEKWKQQGLQQGIAQGEIALLRHRFGPLPDWVEQRIQQAPPEQLETWAERLLDAESLPAVFET
- a CDS encoding DUF4351 domain-containing protein, coding for MLAERVVEWTEKWKQQGLQQGLQQGRQEGIQEGLQQGIALGEITLLRRQLIRRFGPLPAWAEARLARASTEQCEAWADRLLDAGSLEAVLGSPE